Proteins from a genomic interval of Papaver somniferum cultivar HN1 chromosome 4, ASM357369v1, whole genome shotgun sequence:
- the LOC113274738 gene encoding uncharacterized protein LOC113274738, with protein sequence MAKISSSSILFLVGFLLLVITVSAATDKSTPTPSGNTPDGSECPMRDAANSNGTSRIVDGLSCDGCKKSCFKKCGKSKTKTLLACRQMTSTKWSCGCCCSKD encoded by the exons ATGGCAAAGATTTCTTCTTCCTCCATCCTCTTCCTTGTTGGTTTTCTCTTGTTGGTGATAACTGTATCCGCAGCTACTG ACAAGTCTACTCCTACTCCTTCTGGGAATACACCCGATGGTAGTGAATGTCCCATGAGGGATGCCGCTAATTCAAATGGGACTAGTAGAATAGTTGATGGTCTATCATGTGATGGTTGTAAGAAATCCTGTTTTAAGAAATGTGgaaaaagcaaaacaaagactCTTCTAGCTTGCAGGCAAATGACTTCTACTAAGTGGAGCTGCGGGTGTTGTTGTTCCAAGGACTAA